One window of Strigops habroptila isolate Jane chromosome Z, bStrHab1.2.pri, whole genome shotgun sequence genomic DNA carries:
- the SLC38A7 gene encoding putative sodium-coupled neutral amino acid transporter 7 codes for MAQGTGSINSGYKDWEWSSSAGERARLLQSPSVETVPKSGESQGNGLGATSALGAVFIVVNAALGAGLLNFPAAFSMAGGVAAGITLQMCMLIFIIGGLVILAYCSQASNERTYQEVVWAVCGRVPGVLCEVAIAIYTFGTCIAFLIIIGDQEDKIIAALVTEPEEAESSRWYMDRKFTISITAFLLILPLSIPKEIGFQKYASSLSVIGTWYVTAVIIIKYIWPDKELVPVEIPTSPSTWTAVFNAMPTICFGFQCHVSSVPVFNSMKQPEVKTWGAVVTAAMVIALFVYTGTGVCGFLTFGASVEQDVLMSYPSNDIPVALARAFIILCVLTSYPILHFCGRAVLEGLWLRYTGVTVEEDVVRERRRRLLQTISWFLLTLLLALFIPDIGKVISVIGGLAACFIFVFPGLCLIEAKLSEIQETRAISWWAQVSYGVFMVTLGAFIFGQTTANAIFVDLRA; via the exons ATGGCTCAGGGCACCGGGAGCATCAACAGCGGCTACAAGGATTGGGAGTGGAgctccagtgctggggaacgggCCAGGCTCCTGCAGAGCCCCAGCGTGGAGACGGTGCCAAAGAGTGGAGAGAGCCAAGGGAATGGTCTGGGGGCCACGTCAGCTTTGGGAGCTGTCTTCATTGTGGTCAACGCTGCCCTTGGGGCTGGGCTGCTCAACttccctgctgccttcagcaTGGCCGGCGGTGTGGCGGCAGGCATCACGCTGCAGATG TGCATGTTGATCTTCATTATCGGAGGCTTGGTCATCCTGGCGTACTGCTCGCAGGCTAGCAACGAGCGCACCTACCAGGAGGTGGTGTGGGCCGTCTGTGGGAGGGTGCCTGGCGTGCTGTGTGAGGTGGCCATCGCCATCTACACCTTCGGCACCTGCATTGCTTTCCTCATCATCATTGGAGACCAGGAGGACAAGA TCATTGCTGCTCTGGTGACGGAGCCTGAGGAAGCTGAGAGCAGCCGCTGGTACATGGACCGCAAGTTCACCATTAGCATCACGgccttcctcctcatcctgcccctctccatccccaaGGAGATTGGCTTCCAAAAGTATGCCAG CTCCCTAAGCGTGATCGGCACCTGGTATGTCACAGCAGTCATTATCATCAAGTACATCTGGCCCGACAAGGAGCTGGTGCCTGTGGAGATCCCCACCAG cccctccaCTTGGACCGCTGTCTTCAATGCCATGCCCACCATCTGCTTTGGGTTCCAG TGCCACGTGAGCAGTGTGCCCGTCTTTAACAGCATGAAGCAGCCGGAGGTAAAGACCTGGGGGGCAGTGGTGACAGCAGCCATGGTGATTGCCCTCTTCGTCTACACGGGCACTG GTGTCTGTGGCTTCCTGACCTTTGGAGCCAGCGTGGAGCAGGATGTCTTGATGTCCTACCCATCCAACGACATCCCTGTTGCCCTCGCCCGGGCCTTCATCATCCTCTGTGTGCTGACGTCCTACCCCATCCTGCACTTCTGCGGCCG GGCTGTCTTGGAGGGTCTCTGGCTCCGCTACACCGGGGTGACGGTTGAGGAAGACGTGGTTCGGGAACGGAGGAGGCGCCTGCTTCAGACCATCAGCTGGTTCCTCTTGACACTCCTCTTGGCTCTCTTCATCCCCGACATTGGCAAAGTCATCTCTGTCATTGGGGGCTTGGCTGCCTGCTTCATTTTCGTCTTCCCAG GGCTCTGCCTGATTGAAGCCAAGCTCTCTGAGATCCAAGAAACCAGGGCAATCAG CTGGTGGGCCCAGGTCAGCTATGGGGTGTTCATGGTCACTCTCGGAGCCTTCATCTTCGGACAGACCACTGCCAATGCCATCTTTGTGGATCTCAGAGCCTGA